In a genomic window of Pseudomonas putida:
- a CDS encoding DUF2955 domain-containing protein: MPTERSPRVQRAARLATGTALCLAASYGLALPIPFLAPVLCAMLLVSLNRPLSFKAAIVLGLVAMLTTGIGLLLIPLLRYYGFSGVLLIGLCLFAVFGFGLRGGNALIVTLLVIGLTMISSAGFADFDLALTVIKALVAGLLLAIMVGVVSHGLFPEPTNAPSPPAAPPLPENEVHRVALRATLIVIPAFLLALIDPASYLPIVLKAVNLGQQSSTTSARSAGRELLGSTLLGGLLAILFWSALSLFVHLWMFFLWMLLFGLILARKLYGLSPGRWSPGFWMNTLITLIILLGQSVQDSEAGKDVYTAFAVRMALFIAVTLYACVMVHVLEQRRVQKSHRLL, from the coding sequence ATGCCTACTGAGCGCTCGCCACGGGTCCAGCGTGCAGCACGCCTGGCCACCGGCACCGCGCTGTGCCTGGCCGCCAGTTATGGCCTGGCGTTGCCGATTCCGTTTCTGGCACCGGTGTTGTGCGCGATGCTGCTGGTGTCCCTCAACCGCCCGTTGTCGTTCAAGGCAGCCATCGTGCTCGGGTTGGTGGCGATGCTCACCACCGGCATCGGCCTGCTGCTGATTCCACTGCTGCGTTATTACGGGTTCAGTGGCGTGCTGTTGATCGGGCTTTGCCTGTTCGCGGTGTTCGGCTTTGGCTTGAGGGGCGGCAATGCCCTGATCGTGACCTTGCTGGTGATCGGCCTGACCATGATTTCGTCGGCGGGATTTGCCGACTTCGACCTGGCGTTGACGGTCATCAAGGCACTGGTCGCCGGGCTGCTGTTGGCGATCATGGTGGGCGTGGTCAGTCACGGGTTGTTCCCGGAACCGACCAACGCCCCTTCCCCACCTGCCGCCCCACCCTTGCCGGAAAACGAAGTCCACCGGGTGGCGTTACGCGCGACCCTGATCGTGATCCCGGCGTTCCTGCTGGCGCTGATCGACCCGGCCAGCTACCTGCCGATCGTGCTCAAGGCGGTCAATCTGGGGCAACAGAGCTCGACGACTTCGGCCCGCAGCGCCGGCCGCGAACTGCTGGGCTCGACGTTGCTCGGCGGGCTGCTGGCGATCCTGTTCTGGAGCGCACTGAGCCTGTTCGTGCACCTGTGGATGTTCTTTCTGTGGATGCTGCTGTTCGGCCTGATCCTGGCGCGCAAGCTCTACGGTCTTAGCCCCGGCCGCTGGAGCCCCGGCTTCTGGATGAACACCTTGATCACCCTGATCATTCTGCTGGGGCAGTCGGTGCAGGACAGTGAAGCCGGCAAGGACGTGTACACCGCGTTTGCGGTGCGCATGGCGTTGTTTATTGCGGTGACCTTGTATGCGTGCGTGATGGTGCATGTGCTCGAGCAGCGCCGAGTTCAAAAATCACACCGTCTCCTGTAG
- a CDS encoding HlyD family secretion protein, with product MTDAAPPSSDAPPPAQPATDPTKSGVKWVLLLIVLSLTWYFLADRFTPYTQQARVGAFVIPVAAEVAGRVIRVNVRNNQDVKAGEVIFEIDPQPYQIAVDRARADLESTRRQIGASTAGIASAQANLRAAQANELKARQDNQRLEGLYREDPGTISVRLLEVSRANHEAAVSKVAAARAEVQRARETEGGSEEDNAKLRSAATALSKAELDLSNTQVRARSAGLITDLRNDVGQFAAAGNPVMTLIAIHDVWISADMTENNLGLVKPDTPVSIVLDALPGEVFQGRVRSLGYGVSVGQPAAPGTLPTVQNSRDWLRPAQRFPVIIEFSAESLAMLKDNRSIRAGGQAEVMAFPSEGNVLNPLGRIFLGLMSWLSYAY from the coding sequence ATGACTGACGCCGCGCCTCCCTCCTCCGACGCCCCGCCGCCAGCACAACCCGCCACCGACCCGACAAAAAGCGGGGTGAAATGGGTGTTGCTGCTGATCGTCCTCAGTCTGACCTGGTATTTCCTCGCCGATCGTTTCACGCCCTACACGCAGCAGGCGCGGGTAGGTGCCTTCGTGATTCCGGTGGCGGCGGAAGTGGCCGGCCGGGTGATCCGTGTCAACGTGCGCAACAACCAGGACGTCAAGGCCGGGGAAGTGATCTTCGAGATCGATCCGCAGCCCTACCAGATTGCTGTCGACCGCGCCCGCGCCGACCTTGAATCGACCCGCCGACAGATCGGCGCCAGCACCGCCGGCATCGCCTCGGCGCAGGCCAACCTGCGGGCGGCTCAGGCCAATGAACTCAAGGCCCGCCAGGACAATCAGCGACTGGAAGGCTTGTACCGCGAAGACCCCGGCACCATCTCCGTACGCCTGCTGGAAGTGTCGCGGGCCAACCACGAAGCCGCTGTCAGCAAGGTCGCCGCGGCCCGTGCAGAAGTGCAGCGCGCCCGTGAAACCGAAGGCGGCAGCGAGGAGGACAACGCCAAACTGCGCAGCGCTGCCACCGCCCTGTCAAAGGCCGAACTGGACCTGTCCAACACCCAGGTGCGGGCTCGCTCGGCGGGACTGATTACCGATTTGCGCAACGATGTCGGCCAGTTCGCCGCCGCCGGCAACCCGGTCATGACCCTGATCGCGATCCATGATGTGTGGATCAGTGCCGACATGACCGAGAACAATCTGGGCCTGGTCAAACCCGACACACCGGTGTCGATCGTGCTCGATGCGTTGCCCGGCGAAGTCTTCCAGGGGCGAGTGCGCAGTCTCGGTTACGGGGTCAGCGTCGGCCAGCCGGCCGCCCCTGGCACATTGCCCACGGTGCAGAACAGCCGCGACTGGCTGCGTCCGGCGCAGCGCTTCCCGGTGATCATCGAGTTTTCCGCCGAGTCCTTGGCCATGCTCAAGGACAACCGCTCCATCCGTGCGGGCGGCCAGGCCGAGGTGATGGCCTTTCCTTCGGAGGGCAATGTGCTCAATCCGCTGGGGCGGATCTTCCTCGGCCTGATGAGCTGGCTTTCGTATGCCTACTGA
- a CDS encoding efflux transporter outer membrane subunit, whose translation MRPGLNRFLLCAALALGGCVRLGPDFQSPAEPWVDHWNTPNLDHASQRALQPDIRQWWEIFADPTLNQLIAEADANNSSLRIVGLRVMEARAQLGIAESGRYPQLQQISADSVYVHRDQYGGRNPVDSRFWQHSAGFDVGWELDFWGRFSRAIEASDASYFAAEANYDDALVLLRAQVADSYFALRTTQARLRVAEENARQQERNYEITEKLFKSGQTAELDLQQAKTQYLGTLSSIPVLQDQLVRLRNALAVLIGQPPGELPLVVENNSLIPLVDRAVLQDVPAQLLLRRPDVRAAELNVAAQSALVGVAETDFYPSLSLLGSIVWSADTLSGSSRSLDLIGGPSLRWNVFDYGRISNNVRVQDARLQQLIEAYRDKVRQAAREADDAANGLTQALQRERILREAEGAAKRSLELANALYREGYSDFQRVLDAQRALLDTQDSYLVSRNDAVSNVIALYKALGGGWYSAQAKIDPATRRQMEQRTDWGNLLSEPQPAASYPNPVTHHD comes from the coding sequence ATGCGTCCAGGTCTGAACCGATTTTTGTTGTGTGCCGCCCTTGCCCTAGGCGGCTGTGTTCGGTTGGGTCCCGACTTCCAATCACCCGCCGAGCCCTGGGTCGATCACTGGAATACGCCCAACCTCGACCACGCCAGCCAGCGGGCGCTGCAACCGGACATTCGCCAGTGGTGGGAGATTTTTGCCGACCCGACTCTGAACCAATTGATCGCCGAAGCCGACGCGAATAACTCCAGCCTGAGAATTGTCGGCCTGCGGGTCATGGAAGCGCGTGCGCAGTTGGGCATCGCCGAAAGTGGCCGTTACCCGCAACTGCAACAGATCAGCGCCGACAGCGTGTATGTCCACCGTGATCAGTACGGTGGGCGCAACCCGGTCGACAGCCGTTTCTGGCAGCACAGTGCCGGTTTCGATGTGGGCTGGGAACTGGATTTCTGGGGCCGCTTCAGCCGTGCCATCGAGGCCTCCGATGCCAGCTATTTCGCCGCCGAGGCCAACTACGACGACGCCCTGGTTCTGCTACGTGCGCAGGTGGCCGACAGTTACTTTGCCCTGCGCACCACCCAGGCCCGCCTGCGGGTCGCCGAGGAAAACGCGCGCCAGCAGGAGCGCAATTACGAGATCACCGAAAAGCTGTTCAAGAGTGGCCAGACCGCCGAACTCGATCTGCAACAAGCCAAGACCCAATACCTGGGCACCTTGAGCAGCATCCCGGTCCTGCAGGATCAACTGGTGCGTTTGCGCAATGCCCTGGCGGTGCTCATCGGCCAGCCGCCGGGCGAGCTGCCGCTGGTGGTGGAGAACAACAGCTTGATTCCGCTGGTGGACCGCGCCGTGCTGCAGGATGTGCCGGCGCAACTGCTCTTGCGCCGCCCCGACGTGCGCGCCGCCGAGTTGAACGTCGCCGCGCAGTCGGCGCTGGTGGGCGTCGCCGAAACCGATTTCTACCCCTCGCTGAGCCTGCTCGGCAGTATTGTCTGGTCCGCCGATACCTTGAGCGGCAGCTCGCGCAGCCTCGACCTGATCGGCGGCCCGAGCCTGCGCTGGAACGTGTTCGATTACGGGCGCATCAGCAACAACGTGCGAGTGCAGGATGCGCGCCTGCAACAGCTGATCGAAGCCTATCGCGACAAGGTACGCCAGGCCGCGCGCGAGGCGGACGACGCCGCCAACGGCCTGACCCAGGCCTTGCAGCGCGAGCGCATCCTGCGCGAGGCCGAAGGCGCGGCGAAGCGCTCGCTGGAACTGGCCAACGCGCTGTATCGCGAAGGTTATTCGGACTTTCAGCGGGTGCTGGATGCCCAGCGCGCCCTGCTCGATACCCAGGACAGCTATCTGGTCAGCCGCAACGACGCGGTGAGCAACGTGATCGCCTTGTACAAGGCCCTTGGCGGTGGATGGTACAGCGCCCAGGCCAAAATCGATCCGGCCACGCGCCGGCAAATGGAACAACGCACCGACTGGGGCAACCTGCTGTCCGAGCCCCAACCCGCCGCCTCCTATCCCAACCCGGTAACCCACCATGACTGA